From Tripterygium wilfordii isolate XIE 37 chromosome 16, ASM1340144v1, whole genome shotgun sequence, one genomic window encodes:
- the LOC119980761 gene encoding proline-rich proteoglycan 2-like codes for MEPNRKPSFMFIVNSMMALAFFFSSIDARMYYDSMNFGTLPKYTPIPPSGPSKGGPGGPPLHFTDIDFGMLPKGPVPPSGPSKGGPGRPPLHFTDIDFGMLPKGPVPPSGPSKPPTIVTKRNLDFGMLPKYTPIPPSGPSKGGPGGPPLTG; via the coding sequence atGGAACCTAATCGGAAGCCATCCTTCATGTTCATCGTCAACTCTATGATGGCTTtggccttcttcttctcttcaattGATGCAAGGATGTATTATGATAGTATGAATTTCGGAACGTTACCTAAGTACACACCAATTCCTCCATCTGGGCCGAGCAAAGGTGGACCAGGCGGACCTCCTCTACATTTCACCGACATAGATTTTGGTATGTTACCCAAAGGACCTGTTCCTCCATCTGGACCGAGCAAAGGTGGACCAGGCAGACCTCCTTTACATTTCACCGACATAGATTTTGGTATGTTGCCAAAAGGACCTGTTCCTCCATCTGGACCATCGAAACCTCCTACAATTGTTACAAAAAGAAATTTAGATTTTGGCATGTTACCTAAGTATACACCAATCCCTCCATCTGGGCCGAGCAAAGGTGGACCAGGCGGGCCTCCTCTCACTGGCTAG